The genomic window TGCTCGAGAAGCTCGTGACGAGCGCCTTCGTCCTCGGCATGCTCGGCCTCTTCGAGGTCGTCGGCCTCGCCGCGCCCGGCGCGGGCTGGTTCCTCTATTTCTTCCTGATCCCCTTCTGGGCCGCGTTCCCGATGGGGATCTGGGGCGCCAAGATCGGCATGGGCTTCCTGATGACGCACCTGATCGGGTTCCCTTTCGTCAAATTCCTCCTTCCGCACACCTCGTTCGGCCGGAACTTCAGCCAGAAGGGCAACAAGGTCTACTACGGGAGCAGCGAGATCTTCACCATCGGCGGCGGCTCGGGGAGCTCCGGAGGAGGCTGGTCCTCGGGCGGAAGCTCCGGCGGCTTCTCGGGCGGCGGCGGCTCCTTCGGCGGAGGCGGCTCGTCGGGCAGCTGGTGAAAGAACAAGCCCCCCTTTCGGGGGGCTTGAGTACGGATCCATCCGCGAGCCTGGGAAAACCCGCGGAAGGAGATCAGAACTTATAGGCCAGGTACGTTCCCACCATGTGCGCCGTGTAGTTGTAGTTGCTGGCGCCCGTGGCCACGTACTTGGTCGTGTTCTCGGGCGTGGTGCCCGACATGTACGCTCCCGTGTTCTGGAAGTCGTTGAGCATGTACCAGGAGAAGAGGTAGTTCATGCCCACGGTCAGGTCCTTCATCAGCTCGTAGGAGCCCCCCGCCCGCACCTCGTGCGTCTTGTTCACGACGAGCGGCCACACCTGGGCCGCGCCGTTGGCGAGCTTCGTGCCGCTGTAGCCCATCGCGGAGGCCTCCGCGGCGTTCGGGTTGCTCGTGTCGAAGCGCATGCGGCTCTCGGAGTAGTCGTAGCCCGCGTTCAGGGTCAGCCTCTCCGGGATCGGCCGGATCTCCGCCGCGAACCCGATCGTATCCACGTTCTCGGTGATGTCCGTGTTCCAGTAGTTGAACGGGTTGAAGTTGTCGCCGCTGAGACTGTCGTCCAACCCGCTGCCCGCGACGTTGAAGGCGTCGTCCTTGGCCGCGTTCTGCGTGAGCCCCTTGCGGTGCTCCCGGCTGTAGTTCACGCTCAGTGAGACCTTGTCGGAGGCGTCATAGGTCACATCGACGCTCCCGATGAGGTTCTTCTGGCTCTTGAACCCGAACCTCTCCGCCGCGCCGTAGTCGTCGTTCTGGTACTGCCCGGCGACGCCGAAGGACAGGGCGTCCGTGGGCGAGACGTCGGCGCGCAGGTCGGCCCGGTTGCGGATGCGGTCCGCCCAGTTGAAGTTGGCGAGGCCTACGGCTTCCGGGTTCGCGGCGGTCGCGCCGCGCTTGTAGTTCTTCACCGCGCGGTGGGCGTAGTGATACGCGCCGTGCAGCTTGGCCATCTCGACGGGATGGTAGACGAAGCCCGCGCCGGCCCCGACCTCGTCGGTGCTGTCGATGCGCTGCTGCTTGTGGTTGTAGCGGTCCCACATCGCGTCGGCCTCGACCGTCAACGGGTGCGCGACCTGATAATCGACGGCGAGCTTGGCGGTCTGGCGCGCGTAGGACGGCGTGTCGTTCCGGACGGCCGCGTTCTTGTCGTTCTTCACGGTCCGCCAGTAGGATTCGCCGAAGGCCGCGTAGCCCGGGAACAGGACGCTGTCGGATCTGTTCGAGTAGTCGTAGTAGCGGTACTTGAGCGACGCCCCGAGCTTCTCGGTCGGCTTCGTCGTCAGCGCGAGGCTGTTCGTGATCGTCCGGATCTCGCCGTTGAAGCGGGACACCGGCAAGGCCGCGGCGTCGGTCACGTTGGCCGGAGCGCCGCCGATCCCGGCGATCCCGCTGTTGAGCGTGTACGGCACCAGAAGCTCGTTCTGGTTGGTCATCCCGTAGCTCACGTTGCCCGTGAAGCGGCTGTGCATCGGCAGCTCCACCGAGCCGGAGAGCGAGACGTCATGGGACTGGTTCGACGGCGCCAGCGACATCTGGCCGTTGACGAACCGGCCGCGGTCGTAGGCGTTGTTGTTGGTCACGCCGTCCGCCGCCTTGGCTCCGGAGTCGGTCGTGCGGAACGGGTTGGACCAGGCGAACGAGCGGTAGCCGTTGTCGAAGTCCGTCAGCGTGTATTCCGCGTCGACGAGCCAGCCCTTCTTATAGACGCCGCCGCCCGCGTTGAAGGTCGTGGTGCGGTAGTTGATCGGCTCGGCCAGCTCCAGGCCGGTGACCACGAACTGGTCCTCGGTGTGCGCCAGCCCGGCCGCGCCCTGAGCGAATCGCTCGTAGGTCCCGGCCCCGATCGAGCGCGCGCCGTCGCGCCGCTCCTGGCTCACCTTCACCCACGTCTTGACGTCGGAGGTGACGTTGTAGCCCATGCTCACGGCCGCGCGCTCGCGCTCGAGCTTGAAGCTCGTCGGGTCGCTGATCGACAGCAGGTTGCGGATGATCGCCTGCTGCGCGGCGTCCTCGCCGGTCGTGTCGGTCAGGGCCACGCCGCCGCGGTCCGCGCGCGTCTGCTCCGAGGCCTGCAGGGAGGTCTGCACCGCGTTGGCGATGCCCAGCCTGTTGGTGCCGGCGCCGTTGAGGATCAAGGTCCCGGTGTTGAAGTTGTGCGGAGTCCGGTCGAAGGACGCCGCGAAGCTCCACTTCCCGTGAACCCCGCTCTTGACGCCGTAGGACTCGTCGTCGCGCGTCGCGTTCTGGATCTTGAGGTCCAGGTAGTAGGGCTTGGTTTCGCTGTCCAGGCGCAGGCGCATGTCGTTGACCATGAAGCCGTTGCCGACGTCGCGATACTCGGAGAACTTGTCCTTCGAGCCGGACACGCTGGACGCCCGTCCTCCGATCTCGAAGTCGCCGGTGATGAGGGCCTTGGTCTCCGCGGTCTCCGCGGCCGCGGCCGGAGAACCGGCCGCCATGAACGCCAGGGAGAGGGACAGTCCCACTCGGATGATTCGGTGTGTTCTGATCATATATTCTCCAATTCGTTAGAGCGCGTCAGCGCTGAAGGACCGCGCCCGACGGGTGGTTCGAGCCGTGGACCATCGCATGGCAGTTCAAGCAGGAGCGGTTGGTCGCGTAGACGGACTTTTCGCTCAAGGTGCCCGACTGATGGCGTCCCTGCATGTGGCAGGACTGGCACAGGCGCGGGACCTTGACGGTCAGCATCTTGTTGTTGGAGGACCCGTGAGGCGAGTGGCAGGTCATGCAGTCTTCCTTGACCGGCGCGTGCTCCCACAGCATGGCGGCCTGCTTCTCCGTGTGGCACTCGTAGCACTTGTCGTTGATCGACTTCGACGCGATCAGCTTCTCCGCCCGCGAGCCGTGGGCGTTGTGGCAGGAGGAGCACGTCATCTTCCCGGCGCCGCTCTTCGAGGTCGCGTCGCGCAGGGGATGCTTGGAGCGCTTGACCAGGTCGGCCTTCACGTCCTTGTGGCAGGTCGTGCACAGCTCCATCTCGGTCTTCTTCGACAGGAGCGTCTCGTTGCCGCCGTGGACCTTGTGGCAGGACACGCAGCTTTCGCCCTTGCCGGAGTGGGCGCTGCCCGCCCAGAACATCCGGTTGCGGTCGGCGGAGTGGCAGGTCAGGCAGGTCTCGGAGGCCTTCTCGGCGGCGGCCTTGCCGGGGTTGAAGATGTTCTTCCCGTCGCCGGCCGACGCGTGAGCGGCGCCGTCGCCGTGGCAGGTCTCGCAGGTCTTCTCGAAGGCGATGCCCTTGATCTTCTCGAGCCGCGCGCCGTGGGCGGTGCTCTTCAAGGTCGAGGCCTGCGCGTCGTGGCAGCTGGCGCAGGCGGGGGCGTCGGCCGCGCGCGCCGGCGCCTGGAAGAGCAAGGCCGCCATCGCGGCGAACGCCGTGACGACCAGGCCGGTCCGGCGTGTATGACCACTTCTTCGAGTATCCATTGGATCTCCTCTCATGTTCGTGCCGCGCCGGCTCAAGACCTCGTTTTCCAGCGCCCCTTCGGCTTCATCGAGCTTCCGGGCCAATCTTCGGATCATCTTTCGCGCAAGCTCCGGCTCATTCCAGAACCGTTCATCTTTTCGATATAGAACCTGCACGCATCACCTGTGGCAACATTTCAGCCAACCATATCGCAACGTTTCAGCCACCCATTTTCCTCGACGGCGCGCTGGGGGGGCGTGAAAAAACGCGCCGGGCAGGGAATATTTCCCGACCGGCGCGTAATTTTTCCCTGCCCGCTCAAGAAGCGGCCTCGTAATCCCGGAGCTTGTTGTAGAGCGTCTTGACGTCGATGCCGAGGCTGCGGGCCGCTTGGGTTTTATTGGCCCCCGTGGCCGCGAGGACCTTGAGGATATGGCAGCGCTCGACCTCCGCCAAAGACGAGTCCTTGGGGCGATTCCCGGAAGGGGAGCCGCCTTTCAGGCAGGAGGCGATGTCCGCGCCCCGGATCACCTCTCCCTCGGACAGGATCATCGCGCGCTCGACGATGTTCTCGAGCTCGCGGACGTTGCCGGGCCACGGATAATCCGTCAGGATGGCGAGCGCCTCCGGCGAGAGGCTCCGGCTGCGCGTGACGATGGTGGCGGCGCACTTCTTAAGGAAGTGCTCCGCGAGGCGCGGGATGTCCCCCCGGCGCTCCCGGAGCGGCGGCAGGCGGATGGTCACCACGTTGAGGCGGAAGAACAGGTCGTCGCGGAACTTGCCCTCCCGGATGGCCTTGGGCAGGTCGCGATGGGTGGCGCTGAGGATGCGGATGTCGGTCTTCATGTTCCGCGTGCCGCCCAGACGCCGGAACTCCCCGGAGTCGAGGAAGCGCAGGACCTTCGCCTGCACCCCCGGAGGCATGTCGCCGATCTCGTCGAGAAAAAGGCTCCCGCGGCTGGCCAGCTCCACGAGCCCCGGCTTCTGGCGGGAGGCGTCGGTGAAGGCGCCCTTCTCGTGGCCGAACAGCTCGCTCTCCAGAAGAGCGTCCTGGAAGGCGGCGCAGTTGAGCGCGAGGAAGGGCTCGTCCCGGCGGACGCTCTTCTGATGGATCATGCGGGCGATGATCTCCTTGCCCGTGCCGGTCTCGCCGGAGATCAGGACCGAGGAGGACGCGGTCGCCGCCCGCTCCGCCATGCGCAGGGCCTCCTGCACCCCGGGATCCTCCCCGACGAACAGGTCGAACTCCGACTCGCGGGAGAACCGGCGCTGCAGGACCTCGTGCTCGCGGCGCAGCTGGGTCTCCGCGAACGCGCGGTCGACGAGCAGGCACAGCTCGCCCAGGTCGTACGGCTTGGTCAGGTAGTCGTAGGCGCCCAGCTTCATCGACTCGAGCGCCGTCTCCACGGTGGCGTTGCCGGTCAGCATGATCACCCGCGCCAACGGATGCTCCTTGCGGATCTTCTCCAAGACCGCCACGCCGTTCTCGCCGGGAAGGGCGATGTCCAGAAGGACGACGTCCGAGGACTGCCGCGCCAGCGAGTCCAGGGCCCCTTTGCCCTCGCCGGCGTCCGAGACCTCGTAGCCTTTGCGCACGAGCTCCTTCTTGAGGTAATGGCGGAGCTTCTCCTCGTCGTCGACGATCAGGACGCTCGCTTTTCTAGGCATCGCCGGCGGCCTCTCTCCCGTCGAACGGGATGGAAAAAGTGAAGGTGGCGCCCTGGCCGACGCGGCTCGCGACGTCCAGCCGCCCGCGATGGCTGTCGATGATCTTCTGGCAGATCGCCAAGCCGAGCCCCGTGCCTTTTCCCGCGGGCTTGGTGGTGAAGAAGGGCTCGAACACCTTGCGGAGATTCTCCGGCGGGATGCCGCTCCCGGAATCCGTCACCGACACCGACGCGCGCTCCGCGCCGCGTTCGGCCCGGACGCGGACTTCCCCCCCGGGCGGATTGTGATCCACGGCGTTGATGAGGATGTTGAGCACGACCTGGCGGATCTGATCGGCGTCGGCCTTCGCCGTCACGGGCTCCGCGGCCGGGTCGAAGACGATCGTCTGTCCCGCCTGCTTCGCGCGGTGGGCGACCAGGGGGATCGTGTGCGCGATGAGCTCGTTGAGGTCGACCTCGGCACGCCGCGGCTCCTTGTGGCGGGCGAAATCCAGCAGGCCGCCGGTGATCGTCTTGCAGCGGAAGATCTCGTCGTTGACCGTCTTCAGGTACTCGGGGAACGCCTCGAAATCGGGATCGGCGAGGAGCGCGGGGCTCTTCGCCCGGTCGAGGAGGGCCTGAGTGCAGACCGCCATCGTGTTGAGCGGGTTGTTGATCTCGTGGGACACGCAGCTGGCGAGCTCGCCGATGGCGGCCAGCTTTCCCGAGCGGATCAGGTCGGCCCGCGACCGCTTGAGGTCGTCGATCATGACGTTCACCGCCCGAGCGACCCTCCCCACCTCGTCGCCCAGGTCGTCGTGGGCCCGGACGTCGAGGTTTCCCTCGCCGACCTGGCGGGCGACGTCGCCGAGATGCGAGAAGCGCCGCGCGAGCTGCGAGGTGAGCCGGTAGGCGATCCCGAGCCCCAAGCCCAGCATCAGCGCCGCGCCCGCGCCCCACCCCAGAACGACGAGCGCGATGCGCCGGCGCACCGACTGCTCGTTCATCCCCACGTGCACGGTCCCCAGCCTTCCGCCGAGCAGCGGGGTGGCGATGTCCTGGATGCGCCCCTCGTCCGTCGAGATCTGGCGCTTTTGCACGCCTCCCGGCGCCGGACCCGAAGGCACGGTGATCCGGGCCAGCCCTTTGGGCACGCCGGCGGAGAAGGTATGCGCCTGCATGTTCCCCGCGGGGCCGAGCACGTAGACGTAGCGCACGTCGTCGTAGCTGCTCAGGGTGTCGCGGAATAATTGATGGAGCGCGAACTGATCGTCCGTCAGGATGGCGTCCTCGGCGGGGCCGACCAGGACCCGGGCGATGGTCACGCCGCGCCGCGTCAGCTCCTCCTTGAGCATGCGCGAGAGGCCGCGGTGGATGTTCCCCATGACGGTGATCCCGAACGCCAGGACCAAGGCGCCGACGCCCGTCATGATCTTGAGCTTGAGGCTGAGCCCCCGCACCTTCATCGCGCTCTCGAGACCTCGGCCCGCATCCTGCGCACGCCTTCGTAGGATGAGTCGGTCCCGACGTTGAAGCGCTCGATCCCCGCCTGTCCGAGAAGAGCCTTGCCCTCGGCGTCGAGGTGCATCCTCAAGAAGACGCCGCGAAGCCGCTTCTTGAGCTCCGGGTCCAGGCGGGGATGCACGACCACCGGCGGCATGCCGAAGGGCGCCGAGCGCTCGATCACCTTCGTCTGGAACGCGGCGCTCGAGCCGGACTTCGCCAGACCCTCCCAGACGAGGCTCGAGACCGCCGCGCCGTCGGCCAAGCCGTGGGCGACGGCCTCGACGGAGTTGTCATGCCCCCAGGTGAGGATGGTCCTGCTGAAATAAGTCTCCGCCGTCGCTCCGGCCTTCGCGAGCAGGTGCGCGGGGTAGAGCTTTCCCGTCGTCGACAGGGGGTCGGTGAAGGCGAAGACCTTGCCGCGCAGATCCGCGAAACCGCGGACCGGGCCGCCCTTGCGCGCGATGACGTAGGCGCAATAGGTCCCCCGTCCGCTGACCTGAGGAACGACCAAGGCCTCCGCCCCGAACCGCTCCCGCGCCTCCACGTAAGGCCCGCTGCAGACGAACGCCGCGTCGACCTCGCGGTTCTCGAGCAAGGCGATGCACTCGGAGTAGCCCGAGCGCTGGACCACGTCGACGGGCATCCCGAGCTTTCGGCCCAGATACTGGAGCATGCGCTCGTAGTCGCGCAGGTTCCTCTGCGGAGAAACGGTGGAGGCGATGGCGATCCGCAGCGGGTTGACGGGCTTCTGAACGTCGGCGCCGGGAGCCTCGACGTCGCTGAAAGAGATGCGTGGTTCGGCCGGGTCCTTGCCGCAGGCGGTCGCAAGGAGCAGGCAAAGCGCGATGGAAAGGCGACGCATGCCTTCCCCTTTAGCAACAAAACGGCCCCGCGGAATCAAATAGCGGAAAATACATTATTAATATGTATTTTTCGCAAACGGCAAAAAACGGGAAAACCCTACTTCGCGGTCAGGCTGCGGTTGATCGCGCGGTCGAGGTCGGCGACGAGGTCCGCCACGTCCTCGATGCCCACGGAGAGACGGATCAGCCCGTCGCCGAGTCCCGCCTTCAGGCGCTCCTCGCGCGGGATCGAGCCGTGCGTCATCGACGCGGGATGGCCGATCAAGGACTCGACGCCGCCCAGGCTCTCGGCCAGGGAGAAGATCCCGCAGGACGAGATCATGCGCTTGGCCCGCTCCATGTCCCCCTTGAGCTCGAAGGAGATCATGCCGCCGAAGCCGGACATCTGGCCTTCGGCGACCTCGTGGCCCGCGTGGGCCGGCAGGCCGGGGTAGTAGACCTTGGCGACCTCCGGGTGGGACAGAAGGTGCTTGGCGACGGTCATCGCGCTCCGGCAATGACGCTCGACGCGCAGGGCCAAGGTCTTCGTGCCGCGCAGGAGCAGGAAGCAGTCGAGGGGACCGGGCACGGCGCCGACGGCGTTCTGCAGGAACTTGTATTCCTTGTGCAGGGCCTCGTCGTTCAGGAGGATCGCGCCGCCGACGACGTCGGAGTGGCCGCCGATGTACTTCGTCGTCGAGTGGACCACGACGTCGGCGCCGAGGGACAGCGGGCGCTGGAGCGCCGGGGACGCGAAGGTGTTGTCCACGACGAGCTTGGCCTTCTTGGCGTGAGCCAGCTTGGCGAGGGCGCGGATGTCGGTGATCTTCAGCAGCGGATTGGACGGGGTCTCGATCCAGACGAGCTTCGTGTCCGGCGTGAAGGCGGCCTCGACGGCGTTCAGGTCGGTCGTGTCGACGAAGGTGAAGGCGACTCCGAAACGAGCGAACACTTTCGTGAAGACCCGGTAGGTGCCGCCATAGAGATCGTTGCCGCAGACGACGTGGTCGCCGGACGACAAGGCCTCGATGATCGTCGAAGTGGCGGCCATGCCGGAGGCGAAGCATAACCCGAAGGCGGCCCCTTCCAACGACGCCAGATTTTTTTGCAGGGCGTTGCGGGTGGGATGGACCGTCCTGGCGTAATCGAAGCCTTTATGCTTCTCCGGCCACTCCTGGACGTAGGTCGAGGTCAGGTAGACGGGAGTCATGATCGCGCCGGTGGAAGGATCGGGGGACTGGCCGGCGTGGACGGCGCGCGTCGAGAAGCCGAGGGCTTTGTCGTCGGAGGTGCTCATGAGGCCGATTCTAGCAATTTGACGGGACCGCGGCCTCAGGAGGCGCCGGCGAAGGCCTCGATCTCGCCCTGCGGGCCGTGAAGCTCGATCTCGATGCCCGAGCCGCGGATGAGGAACTCGCTCGATTCCCCCGGCTCGAGGAGCAGGGCCGTCTCGCCTTCCTCGTCGAGAGGGTAGGGCAGGATGTCGTCGAACTTGCGCCCGTTGAGCACGAGGCTGCCGCCGTCGAGGAGGAGCGGGAACTCGAACTCCTCGCGCTCGCACTCGAAGTCCTTGACGCGGATGACGGCGTCGTGGAAGCGGCCGGTCCCGGCCGCGACGCCCGGATCCCCCGACTCGTGGACGTAGACGACGCAGTTCAGGACGAGGTCGCCGTCCTCGATCGCGAGGGCTTCGATCGTCGAGTCGTGAAGCTCGATGCCGATCTTGGTCATAGCGCGCCGTACTTGCCCTTCATGTAGCGCAGGTAGGGAGCGGGGTCGAGCGGCCCGCCCGTCGCCGCGGTCACGATCTCCCGGGCGGTGCCGGTCTTGCCGCGGGAGTGGACGTTCTCGACGAGCCAGGAGAGCAGGGACGGCGCGCCGCCGCCCTCGATCTCGGCCTCGATGCCCGGGCGGGCCTTGAGCGCCGCCTCCCAGAGCTGCAGCGAGATCGCGTTGCCGATCGCGTAGGTCGGGAAGTAGCCGATGAGGCCCTCCGCCCAGTGCACGTCCTGCAGCACGCCGCGCGCGTCGTCGGGCGGGACGACGCCGAGGGAGGCCTTCATCTTCGCGTTCCACGCCTCGGGCAGCTCGGCGGCGCGCAGGCGGCCGGCCAGGAGGTCGCGCTCGAGCTCGAAGCGCAGGATCACGTGCAGGCCGTAGGTCAGCTCGTCGGCCTCGACGCGGATGAAGGAGGCGGACACTTGGTTGACGGCGCGGTAGAAGTCCTCGGGGCCGAGGCCGCGCGTCTGCGGGAAGGCCTCATGGAAGCGCGGCGTCCAGCGCCTCCAGAAGCCGCGGCTGCGGCCGACGACGTTCTCCCAGAGGCGCGACTGGGACTCGTGCATCGCCATCGTCGCCCCGGTGCCGAGCGGGGTGCCGTCGAGCTCCGGGGAGACGCCCTGCTCGTAGAGGCCGTGGCCGGCCTCGTGCAGGCACGAGTACAGGCTCGAGAACGGCAGCTCCTCGTGGTAGCGCGTGGTCAGGCGCACGTCGCCGCGGCCGAGGAAGCAGCAGAACGGGTGGGCGGCGACGTCGAGCCGCCCGCGGGTGAGGTCGAAGCCCATCTCGCGCACCGCGAGCTCGCCGAGGCGCCTCTGCGCGTCGACGGGGAAGCGTCCGCTCAGGGCGGGCGCGTCCGCGCCCCGGGCGAGGACTGCCTTGGCCAGAGGGGCCAGCCCCTCGCGGATCGCGCCGAGCAGGGCCGCCGCCTCGCCCGTGGTCATGCCCGGCTCGAACTCCTGGAGCCAGGCGTCGTACAGGTCGCCGGACGGCGCGAGCGCCTCGGCCTGGCGGCGCTTGAGCTCGAACATCTTCTCGAGGGCGGGGCGGAACAGGGCGAAGTCGCTCTTGGCCCGGGCCTCCACCCAGAGACCGTGGCTGAGGGCGGCGTGGCGGGCGAGTTCTTCGACCAGCGCCGCGGGGACGCGGCGGCGCCGCTCGAACTCGCGCCGGGACCAGCGGAGCATCGCGGCCTCGGTCGCGCCGGCGGGCTTCTCCGCCTCCGCCGCGTCGAGCAGGCGGCCGAAGTCCTCGCCCGCGATCAGGGCGTGCATCGCGGAGCCGACGGCGGCGCAGGCCTCGGCGCGGGAGGCGGCGCCGGCCGGGGGCATCATGACGGCGTGGTCCCAGGCGAGGAGGCCCTCGGCTTTCGTCAGCGCGCTGAAGGAGCGCAGCCGCTCGAGCAGGGCGCGATAGGCCGGCGTCACCGGTCTACGCCGGGTCGGCGAGCAGCTCGGAGACGGCGCGCTCGACGTCCTTCGCCTGGGGCTGGATGAAGTACTCGAGGTTCGGCGACAGGGCGATGCCCGGCGTGGCCTTCCCGGCGAGCAGGCGCGGGCGGACCTTGAGCTCGTAGAAGCACTCGTCGACCAGGCGGCGGATGAGGTGCTCGGCGAAATTGGTGATCTCGGTCTCCTCGTTGACGAAGACGACGCGGCCGGTCTTCTTGACCGAGGCCTTGATCGCCTCCCAGTCGTAGGGGATCAGCGAGCGCAGGTCGATGACCTCGAGCGAGCCCTTGCCCTCGGCCTTGAGGCGGCGCGCGACGTCCAGGCAGATCGGGGCCATGCGGCCGTGGGTGACGACGGTCGCGTCGGCTCCGGCGTGGGAGACCTTCGCCTTGCCGATCTCGACGGTGTAGTCGGTCAGCTTCGGCCAGGTCGCCTTCCACTTCGTGCGATCGCCGAGCGGCGCGTCGATCATCCCGTGGAGCAGCTTCTCGTCGGCGGGCTCGCCGGGTATGAGCTCCTCGCCCTTGGAGCGCAGCAGGGCCTTGGGCTTGAGGTAGAGGACGGGGTCGTTGCTCTTGATCGCCGCGATCATCAGCCCGTAGGCGTCGAGCGGCGTCGAGGGGCAGACGACCTTCATGCCGTGGAGCTTGCTCGCGACGGAGTCGAACGAGTGGGAGTGGTACATGCTGCCGTGGATGCCGGAGCCGGTCGGGGTCATCACGACCAGCGGCGTCTTGTAGCGCCCGCCCGACGACCAGTGGCCGTTGGCGGCGAGCTTGAGCATGTCGACGACGTTGAAGATGTAGTCGACGAACTGGATCTCGGCGACGGGACGTCCGCCCGCCCACGCGAGACCCAGCGCCGCTCCTATGATGCCGCGCTCGTCGAGCGGGCTGTTCCAGGCGTTCTCCAGGCCCTGCGTCGCGGTGAACACGCCGCCCAGCGGCGGGCCGACGTCCTCGCCGAAGATCTCGGTGACCCCGAGGTTCTGCTCGCCGTAGTGGAGGGCCATGCGGATGGCCTGCGCCATGTTGGCCATGGGTCAGCTGCCTCCCTTCGTCGGATAGGACGGGGGCAGGCCGTCGGCGAACACGTCCTCCCACACCGTCTCGACGGCGGGGAAGGCCTCGGCCTTGACCTGCTTGTGGGCCTCGTCGAGCGCGAGCATCTCCCGCTCCCACACCTTCTTGATGCCGTCCACCTTGACGACGCCGTGCTTGACGAGCTTGTCCTCGAGCAGGGCGATGCAGTCCGTCTCGGGGATGCGGTTGGCGCCGGAGGACGAGGAGTGGCCGTACAGGCGGCTGCACTTCGCCTCGAGGAGATAGGGCCGGCGATGCTTGCGGACGTAGGCCATCGCCTCCTCGATCGCGTTCCAGGACTCGAGGACGTCGTTGCCGTCGATGGTCCGGCCGGGCATGTCCGGGAACGCCTTCGCCCAGTCGGAGATGTTCTTCTCGCCGTGCTGGGTCTTCATCTCGGTCGAGATTCCCCAGCCGTTGTTGACGACGATGATCAGGACCGGGAGCGGGAGCGCCGGGCGGTTGGCCCAGACCAGGCAGGAGTGGAAGTCGCCCTCGGCCGTGCCGGCGTCGCCGCCGTTGACGATGGTGATCGCGTCCGTCTTGGCGCGCGCCTGGGCGATGCCGGTGCCGATCGCCGTCGAGTACTGCGTCTCGATCGTCGGCGAGATGGGCACGACGTTGTACTCCGGGATCGCGTAATGGTTGACGAAGTTGCGGCCCTTCGAGTACGGGTCGGTCCCGACCGAGCGCATCTGGCGGACCGAGTCGATCGGCTCGGCGCCCATCGAGAGCACGATGGCCGCCGAGCGGTAATGCAGGTGCAGGAAATCGTAGTTGACGCCGTGGCCCTTCTTGATCTGCAGGCCCAGGGGCACGTTGAAGGCCTCCTCGCCGGGGCCGCCGATCCAGAAGAACCCGTCGCCGCCCTTGCTCATCTTGATGAGGCGCTCTTCCAGGAGGCGGGCGCGGACCATCAATTCGTGGATCTTGAGGAGCTTGGCGGCGCCGAGCTTTTTATAGGCGTCGGCGGCGGGGGCGGTTTTGGCGGAAGTCTTGGCGGCCTTGGCGGTGGGCATCAGAGCCATTCTAGGAAATCCGGAGCCCCCCCTCAATAGGTCCCGACCGCTAGT from Elusimicrobiota bacterium includes these protein-coding regions:
- a CDS encoding MtrB/PioB family decaheme-associated outer membrane protein; translation: MIRTHRIIRVGLSLSLAFMAAGSPAAAAETAETKALITGDFEIGGRASSVSGSKDKFSEYRDVGNGFMVNDMRLRLDSETKPYYLDLKIQNATRDDESYGVKSGVHGKWSFAASFDRTPHNFNTGTLILNGAGTNRLGIANAVQTSLQASEQTRADRGGVALTDTTGEDAAQQAIIRNLLSISDPTSFKLERERAAVSMGYNVTSDVKTWVKVSQERRDGARSIGAGTYERFAQGAAGLAHTEDQFVVTGLELAEPINYRTTTFNAGGGVYKKGWLVDAEYTLTDFDNGYRSFAWSNPFRTTDSGAKAADGVTNNNAYDRGRFVNGQMSLAPSNQSHDVSLSGSVELPMHSRFTGNVSYGMTNQNELLVPYTLNSGIAGIGGAPANVTDAAALPVSRFNGEIRTITNSLALTTKPTEKLGASLKYRYYDYSNRSDSVLFPGYAAFGESYWRTVKNDKNAAVRNDTPSYARQTAKLAVDYQVAHPLTVEADAMWDRYNHKQQRIDSTDEVGAGAGFVYHPVEMAKLHGAYHYAHRAVKNYKRGATAANPEAVGLANFNWADRIRNRADLRADVSPTDALSFGVAGQYQNDDYGAAERFGFKSQKNLIGSVDVTYDASDKVSLSVNYSREHRKGLTQNAAKDDAFNVAGSGLDDSLSGDNFNPFNYWNTDITENVDTIGFAAEIRPIPERLTLNAGYDYSESRMRFDTSNPNAAEASAMGYSGTKLANGAAQVWPLVVNKTHEVRAGGSYELMKDLTVGMNYLFSWYMLNDFQNTGAYMSGTTPENTTKYVATGASNYNYTAHMVGTYLAYKF
- a CDS encoding DmsE family decaheme c-type cytochrome, giving the protein MAALLFQAPARAADAPACASCHDAQASTLKSTAHGARLEKIKGIAFEKTCETCHGDGAAHASAGDGKNIFNPGKAAAEKASETCLTCHSADRNRMFWAGSAHSGKGESCVSCHKVHGGNETLLSKKTEMELCTTCHKDVKADLVKRSKHPLRDATSKSGAGKMTCSSCHNAHGSRAEKLIASKSINDKCYECHTEKQAAMLWEHAPVKEDCMTCHSPHGSSNNKMLTVKVPRLCQSCHMQGRHQSGTLSEKSVYATNRSCLNCHAMVHGSNHPSGAVLQR
- a CDS encoding sigma-54-dependent Fis family transcriptional regulator; translated protein: MPRKASVLIVDDEEKLRHYLKKELVRKGYEVSDAGEGKGALDSLARQSSDVVLLDIALPGENGVAVLEKIRKEHPLARVIMLTGNATVETALESMKLGAYDYLTKPYDLGELCLLVDRAFAETQLRREHEVLQRRFSRESEFDLFVGEDPGVQEALRMAERAATASSSVLISGETGTGKEIIARMIHQKSVRRDEPFLALNCAAFQDALLESELFGHEKGAFTDASRQKPGLVELASRGSLFLDEIGDMPPGVQAKVLRFLDSGEFRRLGGTRNMKTDIRILSATHRDLPKAIREGKFRDDLFFRLNVVTIRLPPLRERRGDIPRLAEHFLKKCAATIVTRSRSLSPEALAILTDYPWPGNVRELENIVERAMILSEGEVIRGADIASCLKGGSPSGNRPKDSSLAEVERCHILKVLAATGANKTQAARSLGIDVKTLYNKLRDYEAAS
- a CDS encoding HAMP domain-containing protein, giving the protein MKVRGLSLKLKIMTGVGALVLAFGITVMGNIHRGLSRMLKEELTRRGVTIARVLVGPAEDAILTDDQFALHQLFRDTLSSYDDVRYVYVLGPAGNMQAHTFSAGVPKGLARITVPSGPAPGGVQKRQISTDEGRIQDIATPLLGGRLGTVHVGMNEQSVRRRIALVVLGWGAGAALMLGLGLGIAYRLTSQLARRFSHLGDVARQVGEGNLDVRAHDDLGDEVGRVARAVNVMIDDLKRSRADLIRSGKLAAIGELASCVSHEINNPLNTMAVCTQALLDRAKSPALLADPDFEAFPEYLKTVNDEIFRCKTITGGLLDFARHKEPRRAEVDLNELIAHTIPLVAHRAKQAGQTIVFDPAAEPVTAKADADQIRQVVLNILINAVDHNPPGGEVRVRAERGAERASVSVTDSGSGIPPENLRKVFEPFFTTKPAGKGTGLGLAICQKIIDSHRGRLDVASRVGQGATFTFSIPFDGREAAGDA
- the phnD gene encoding phosphate/phosphite/phosphonate ABC transporter substrate-binding protein, which produces MRRLSIALCLLLATACGKDPAEPRISFSDVEAPGADVQKPVNPLRIAIASTVSPQRNLRDYERMLQYLGRKLGMPVDVVQRSGYSECIALLENREVDAAFVCSGPYVEARERFGAEALVVPQVSGRGTYCAYVIARKGGPVRGFADLRGKVFAFTDPLSTTGKLYPAHLLAKAGATAETYFSRTILTWGHDNSVEAVAHGLADGAAVSSLVWEGLAKSGSSAAFQTKVIERSAPFGMPPVVVHPRLDPELKKRLRGVFLRMHLDAEGKALLGQAGIERFNVGTDSSYEGVRRMRAEVSRAR